One Candidatus Woesebacteria bacterium genomic window, ATTGGATTGGCCATTTTTTCGGTCAGAAGATAGTTGATAATCCCAAAATCCCTTTCATAAATCAAAAACATATAGACCAGACGCAAGAGTTTTATAAAAAGCATGGTGGAAAGACCATTTTTTTGGCTCGTTTTGTTCCCATTGTGCGCACCTTTGCTCCTTTTGTTGCAGGGGTGGGCAAGATGCATTACGGAAAATTTATAGGCTACAATATTTTTGGCGGTTTTACTTGGGTTTTTGGTTTTACTTTGGCGGGGTATTTTTTTGGCAATATCCCACAGGTTAAAGAACACTTTTCTCTGGTTGTTCTCGTGATTATCTTAATCTCTGTTATGCCTATTGTTTTTGAGTTTGCCAAAGCGAAACTTAAAGGCAAAAAAAATTGACTCTATACAATTTGGAATTATTAGTCTATAATGTTTTTGTCTTGAGGAAGAATTACTTCTTGGCGGCTCTCCTTTTGTAAGGCAGATTCCTCCAAAAGTATTCTCACTGAAAGATATTGTCAAGGGGGTGAGAAATTTTGGAAGATAAAAAGAAGCTGTATGTAGGCAATTTGCCTTACTCTGCTAATTCTGATGAGTTAAGAAAAGTCTTTAGCGAGTTTGGTGAAGTAGTTGACGCTGTTGTGATTTCGGATAAATATTCCGGGAGATCCAAGGGTTTTGGTTTTGTAACCTTTGCAACAGAGGAGGCTGCCAAGAGTGCAGTTGAAAAAATGAATGGTAAGGATATGGGAGGAAGGAATTTGGTTGTTAATGTAGCCCGACCTCCAAAGGAAAGATAAGTTTGCTATTGACTTAGCATCTTGATGTGGTAGAATATTTTTTGCCACAAGGTTTGTGGTCTTGAAAATGAGAAGTTTTTTATGACCAGACGAATCCCTTTGGGGAAATAGAAAACCCACCGTCTGGTGGGTTTTTTAGTTTGGTTGCACTTTGAAAATTAAAGATTTCAACGTTCAAATTATGACTGGGAGACCTGCAAAGCAGGCACAAGCTTTTGCTTGTGAGGAAGACGAGTATACTGCAAGTCAAAGCAAGTATACCTCCGTCACTTTTTGAGGGTTTGATCCTGGCCCAGGGTGAACGCTAGCGGCGTGCCTTAAGCATGCAAGTGGGACGGTCCGCAGGACCGAACAGTTAACTGTTAACAATTAACAAATTAACCAATTAAGAATAAAATAAGCTGTGGAAACTTTTAGGTTTTTGAATTTTAAAGTTTACGAAGATAGTAAATCTTTTTACAAGAAAT contains:
- a CDS encoding DedA family protein; the protein is MEFLTSIVEFILHIDTHLGEIIANYGVLTHLILFLIIFAETGFVFTPFLPGDSILFAAGAFAALGSLHLTWILLLLFVAAVLGDTANYWIGHFFGQKIVDNPKIPFINQKHIDQTQEFYKKHGGKTIFLARFVPIVRTFAPFVAGVGKMHYGKFIGYNIFGGFTWVFGFTLAGYFFGNIPQVKEHFSLVVLVIILISVMPIVFEFAKAKLKGKKN
- a CDS encoding RNA-binding protein, whose product is MEDKKKLYVGNLPYSANSDELRKVFSEFGEVVDAVVISDKYSGRSKGFGFVTFATEEAAKSAVEKMNGKDMGGRNLVVNVARPPKER